The DNA window GCAAAACATGGAAGATTAGGTTCATTATTAAAAAATTCTAAAGGTGAATTCCCTATTATATTCCAACCAGCTGGGCTAACATTTGGATAAATTCCTGTTTGTTGATTTCCAATTGCAACTGCACCTTTTTCAATCTGTAATCTCGGACTTTTTTTACGTGGAAAAAACAGTTGTTTATCCAAACCTCCTAAGTATAAAAAACCAGGTAAAAATCCGATAAAAAAAACAGTATAAAAAACTTCAGAATGTCGCTTAATAATTTCTGATTTCGAGAGTTTCATTTCTATTGACATTTCATCTAAATCAATTCCAAATTTATCATCATAACACACCGGAATTCTCCAGAGTCTAAAGACATGATTTTTTGCGTTCGCTCGACTAAAATATAACGCTTTTAATGCAAAAACCTCGTCATAGACAACATCAATAGTACACTTATAAATAACTAATATCGAGTTATATGCATTATTAACCTGAAGCACTTGTTTAATATTTGATTTTAGAAGGTGGTTTTTAAAAATCAACACGTCATTTAGTATGTTTTTACTAATTCGATGAGGCCATTGCACCAAAATAGAACGTTCTGAAAAGCGATGATATGTAAGCTCAAAATCTTTCAAAAGTTACAAAATTTTTATTGAATTTTGTTTTAATTTATGTATCAAATTTTTTAAATTATTAACCACATTTTCATGATCACCATGAACGCAAAATGTATCAACTTTCAACTCCACTTCTACTCCATTTTTCATCTTTACTTTCCCTTCAGAAATCATTTTAAAAACATGCTCAAAAATCAATTCTGAATCACGAATTATTGCATCATTATTTTCCCTTGACACTAAAGTTAGGTTTTCATTATAATTTCTATCTGCAAAACCCTCATACATAACTTTTAATCCGTCAGTAATAGCTATTTTAGAAATCATGGATCGATAAGGCGCATAAAGAATTAAGTTTTCATCTACACTTTTTATTACACTAACTATTATTTGTGCCGTTTTTTTATCTATTGACGCTAAATTATACAAAGCTCCATGTGGTTTAACATGATGCAACTCTAAACCTATAGACTTCACAACCTCTACAAGTGAATCAATCTGTTCATATAAGGCTTTATGCAAATCTGAGACTGACATATCAATTATTTGCCTTCCAAAATTCTTTTCATCAGGAAATGACGGATGCGCACCAATTTTCACGTGATGCTTTTTCGCCAACTTAGAAACAAGCCTCATAGTTTCTAATGTTCCAGCATGTCCACCGCAAGCAATATTGCACGACGACAAGTAAGGCATCAATAATGCTTCATTACCAAAACCTTCACCTAAATCACAATTGATATCTATTTGTTTCATTTTAAATAAAACTGAATACTTTCAAAATACTTTTTACTCCTAAAAACATTACAATTACCAAAATCGCAAAACCAAACACATTTTGAAGCAATGAATTTTTATACTTCCCAAGTATTAATGATTTATTCATAATCCACAGTAAAAAACCAGACACAACAGGCAACAACAAGCCATTTGCAACTTGAGCGAATTTGATGATTTCGATAGACTTAAAACCAACAGATGAAAACAGAACCCCTAATACTAAGATAAATACCCAAACCATCCTAAATCGCTTAGTTTTCATATTCGAACTCCAACCCAAACAACCAGAAGCTACATACGCAGCTGCCAAAGGTGCAGTAATTGCGCTTGTGATTCCAGCAGCAAACAATCCAACAGACAAAAACAATGACGCATAATTACCAAAAAGTGGCTCAAGACCCTTTGCTAAATCAGCAGCACTACTAACTTCAAAAGTTTTAATTGCAGCAGCAGAAATCATAATACACATTGAGACTACTCCACCTAAAACCACTGCAATTACAGTGTCTTTACGAGCAAATTTAAGATCAGTTTCACTTTTCCATTTTTCCTTTACTAAAGACGCATGTAAAAATAAATTATATGGCACTACCGTTGTTCCAACTAAAGCTATAATCGTCAATAAATTGTTACCAGAAAAATCAGGAATAAATAACCCTCTAAGCACTTTAGACAAATTTGGTTTCGTCATAACAGCTGTGATCAAAAAAGCAAAACTCATTAAGATTACTAAAGAAATCAATGCTTTTTCCAAAATTTTATAATTCCCTATGTACAGCAATACAAAAGCCACAATTCCAATTAAAAGACTAAATAAATTAAGTTTTACAGCACCAATAACAACAACTTGAACACCAAACAAATTTTCTAAACCCAAAACACTTCCACTAATATTACCCGCTTCATAAGCTGCATTTCCAACAACAATAGCAGAAAGAATTAAGATAATAGCCGCAACTCTTAATAATGGATTAGATATTTGAGAACGAATTACCTCAGACAATCCTTTTTGAGACACAATTCCTAAACGCGCTGCCATTTCTTGCAAAACAATAGTAGCAACAATTGACAAGACCATAGCCCAAAGCAAAGAAAAACCAAAATTTACACCAGCAAGCGTACAAACAGTAACCGTTCCTGGCCCAATAAATGCAGCAGCCACCAAAGGTCCTGGTCCAATATTTTTAAACCAACTTTTAATCACGCTCTACAGAATTTAAAGCATAAATAGCAAAACTACCTAACCAATGACCACCTTCGTAACCATCACCCACTATGCTTGGAAGCGAATAATTAATATGCTTGTTTGAAATGTTTTTCAAATGTTCATATTCTTGCAAGTCTTTTGCTATTTCGTTTAAACTCCATGCTCTAGAAAAGTTAACACCATCCAAATGCACTAATTTCCCATCAGACCTATCACTGACTCTTCCTGTTTCAATGGTGAAATTTTTATTTTTTAATTGCGGAAGAAAATCATCTAGCCATGCTTTATAGTCCCCAGAAGACAATACACGCTTCATTAAAGCAGCTTCCTCTAAACAAGGTGACAGGAAGTCGAATCCACTTGGCTCCCAAGACAAAGGACACCCTGTATCAGTATTATAAAAATCTTTTGCACGTTGCTCTATAAGCGACTTCAATTCAACATTATCTACTGTTTTAGCATAATCGTAAGCAAATGAAAGTCCGAAGGCAGTATTTGAATGTTCTCCTACTCGAATCGGATAATTTAGTTTCGGAAGAAACTCCAAGTATTTATCAACGATCAAATCTGTAAGCGGCTGTAAATTACCCTCTAAAATTTTTGCATTTGGATCATCCCAAGTATGTAACTCTTCTGCTAACTTTAACAACCAAGCCCAACCATAAGTTCGCTCATAAGACGCATTATGTTTTCCGAAGAAGTAAGACACCTCTATCTTTATATTGTCTTCAGAGATGTTTTCGAGCAACATCCTAATACTCTCGTCACGATTATCAAGCTCTGGAAATTGCTTCAACAACGTCACTAAACTCCAGTGACCATGCACAGCAGAATGCCAATCAAAGCAACCATAAAATGCAGGATGTAATGCTTGTGGAGACTGAAGATCTTCGTTTCCACCAATAACCTGATTAAGCTTGTTAGGATACTCCGTTTGAATACAATCTATTGGCAATTGCGCTAATCGATTAGCTTCAGTCAAATTCAGAATTGGCACAACAGCTTTCTTGACTTCGATTTTTTGTTCAGAAACCGTAATTGATTTTTTTTCGAATGTATCGCAACTCAATATTAAAAGCGCAAAAAAGAGTAAATAATAGTTTTTCATGTTATAAATTTAAGACTTTAAACCATAACATTATTAAGATTTTTAACCCAACCAACCTTCACGATCCATACTTCGGTATTGAATAGCCTCAGAAATGTGAGAACCATTTATAAATTTAGAGTTTTCTAAATCAGAAATTGTTCTTGACACTTTCAAAATACGATTATATGCTCTAGCAGACAAATTTAAACGCTCCATGGCAGTTTTTAGCAATTGTAAAGACGCATCATCTAATTTACAATATTTTCGGATTTGCTTCATATTCATTTGCGCATTGTAATGCACACTTTCTGAATCTACAAAACGTTTGGTTTGTAATTCACGAGCAGCAGTTACACGTTTTCTTATCTCCACTGAAGATTCACCTTTTCTATCATCAGACAATTTATCAAAAGGCACTGGAGTCACTTCAATATGAATATCAATTCGATCTAATAAAGGACCTGAAACTTTACTCAAATAGCGTTGCATTTCTGCTGGAGACGATGTTACAGGAGCACCTGGGTCATTAAAATAACCACTCGGACTAGGATTCATACTTGCAACCAGCATAAATGACGATGGATAAGTCACTGTGAATTTAGCTCTAGAGATTGTCACTTCCCGATCCTCTAAAGGCTGACGCATTACTTCTAAAACTTCACGTTTAAATTCTGGCAGCTCATCTAAAAATAAAACGCCATTGTGCGATAAGGAGATTTCTCCAGGTTGCGGATAACTTCCTCCTCCAACAAGCGCCACATTTGAAATCGTATGATGTGGACTTCTAAATGGTCGTTGCGCCATAATTCCTGTATGCTCTTTCACTCGACCAACAACCGAATGTATTTTTGTAGTCTCAAGAGCCTCATTCAAAGTCATTGGTGGCAAAATACTAGGCAAACGCTTCGCTAACATGGTTTTCCCTGCTCCTGGAGGACCAATTAGAATAATATTATGCCCACCAGCTGCTGCGATTTCCATGCAACGTTTAATGCTTTCCTGTCCTTTTACATCAGAAAAATCAAATTCAGGGAAATCTAAATTTTTGTAAAACTCCTCTTTAGTATTGATAATGGTTTTAGAAATTTTAATATTCATATCGAAATGATCAATTACTTCTTTAATATTTTCAACACCAAACACTTCTAATCCATCGACAATAGCTGCTTCTTTTGCATTTTGCTTCGGAAGAATAAAACCTTTAAAACCTTCTTCTTTTGCTTTTACCGCAATTGGCAATGCACCCTTTAAAGGTTGTAGATTTCCATCTAAAGACAATTCTCCCATAATGAGATATTGCTCCAAAAATTCTGCTTTAATTTGATTGGTCGCAACTAAGATTCCGATTGCCAAGGTTAAATCGTAAGCAGAACCCTCTTTACGCAAATCTGCAGGCGACATATTAATGATAATTTTCTTTCCTGGTATTTTATAACCGTTATTTTGAAGTGCTGCCGCAATACGAAAATTGCTTTCTTTAATTGCGTTATCAGGAAGTCCTACGAGATGATAACCTATTCCGCTATCCACATTAACCTCAACAGTAATGGTTGAAGCTTCAACACCAAAGACTGCACTAGCATAAACTTTTTTGAGCATTTATAGAATATTTACTCAAATATAGATAATATTCTACAAATTATTATGTTTTAATACGTTGGTTAATTAAATTACAACAGTGATTACCGTATTTACAATTGTTTTTATGATTTTATTTTTTAAATGTCCAAGCCTCAACTTTGAAACACCTGCCTGATACAAAGCGTTCAATACTAATAAATCTTTCTGACTCTTCAAAAGCCATTCGTAATCATCTGGAGTTAACTCTCCAGATTGTAACAAGCCTGTCCACCGCTCAAGCTTCACTTTAGAAAGTGTTAAAAATGACTCTACATCTTCTTTAGTTTCTTTTTTATAATCCGAATAACTTTCGCCCAAAACACTAACTAGTTCATCTTTTAATAGCTTTATCAATGCATCAATATCCATAACATCTGTATTTAATTGGTTCCTAAAAAGTTAAGAATATTAGTCTCATTGGTTTTATTCTTTTGCGCTTCGTATTTAATTATCAAATCTAAAGCTTCAGCAACCTGTAGCTTTGCTTCGTTTGTAAATGTTTCCGAAAGCTTCCCACCATCTTTCCAGCGCTTAAAAAAACCTGCCAATAGATTCTTCTCTTTGTTTGCAAGCACTTTCCACATAGCATAACTAACCTCATTATCTGGCTTGTTTTTTTCATATTCAATCATTTTCTGAAGCTCTAACAATAAATCCTGAACTTCCACCTCATAAACACTAAAGGATTGATCAGCATCACTCATAAGGTTTAAGCTTTCTACTTTTATTGAAATTGCTTGCTGGTAAGAATATTGATCAAAAATAGCTGTCTTAAGACTCTGACAAGAAGACAACACCAAGACTAGTGTCATTATGAAAACTGATTTTTTAATTGACACCATCTTTTTAATTGTTGCTTTAAATATCATGACCTAACAAATTAAGAATTGAAATTATTGTTTCTTTAGACATTTGGACTTCACAGTCACCTCCTTTACCCTTCTAGTTTTTTTCATTTTTCTAGATTTTATATGACTTAAAGTTATGAAAAAAATGGCCTAATTAAAATTTTCCCTTTTTTTCTATGATTAGTTTTTAATAAACCTAACAACCTGTTTTTTACTATTAACTTGAATTTTAAGGAAATAAATTCCGCTAGACAAGCTCCCTACATCAACAACAACATCTGTACTAGAATCTAAATTCTGAAACGTTTTCAAGAGTCTTCCGTTGATATCAACAATATTAATTTCACTCATTCCATCTTTACTTTGAATGGTTAGTTTAGAATCAGTTGGATTTGGAAATACTTTGAACATATCATTTTCAAATTCTGAAATAGATAATTGATCTTCAACAATTTCAGTAGACACTGTATTTGTTATGATTGGAGGATTATAATCAAAATAAATTGCTGCAGTATTATAAAAAATATCACCAAGAACAACATTGTCTTTAGGTTTAATTTTATAAGCAATAAATCCATGAGAATTAGACTCGTCGCTTGAACTATCAGGCAGATTAATATTATCAAAAACAAAACTAACCTCACTACCATTTAAGATATCAACACGACCTGTATGACTTAAATTTTCTAATTGCATGGTTGTCCAATCTAACTTATCATCTAATACATTTTCTACTGTTACATTAATAGCACTTGCAGTTCCAGTGTTTTGAAAACGGATTAAATAGTGTAAATATTTATCTACGTCTTCGATTAAGATTTGATCGCCTTCTAAAACTGCGATATCGTTAGGGTCGTATGAACCAATTACTGTTTGCTGTAATTCAAAAACATTATCATCTTCTGTCTCATCTCCCAAAACTGGATTTATAGTAGCAATTGCGACTAGCTCATCATCTATTTCTGTTGTTGGCGGCGCAAATACATTGAATTCTAAATCTATTATTCTTGTTTCAAAAGGATTTAAACTTGTGAAACCAAAAGTTAAGCTACTACTTGTTTGAGAAGATATCGTTTCACTTGCGTTTAAAAATTGGAGCTTTGTGTCGTCAAACTCGAAAGCTACAGAACCGCTTAACTGTGTAGTTCCAATGTTTTTATATACCAATTGGTATGTTGTATCGAAACCAGGTCTTGGATTGTTGATTGAGGGATAAATTACAATATTTAAGTCATTTATGACATTTATTGGCTCCATACAGAAATCGACATCTTCAGTATTACCTAAATCAGTAAATTCAATAAAAACAGAACTAGGGTTACTATTATAATTAGAAGGAGAATACGTAGTAGTTGTAAATTCTCCTATATTAATTGGTATTTGAAAATCCCCATTCTCTTGAGTAAATGTTGAAAAGCTATTTGAACCGCCATCATCTGAGGACACTAAAATATTAGGTAAGTAAATGTTGTTTTCATTACAATCGCTTGTAGGCAAATTCAGTTTAACTGTTCCTACAATTTCGTTACCAAGAACTCCCATGTTTTCAAGAAATATAATCGAATCATCATTTGACGATGCTGATAAAATATCTACATCACCATCATTATCAAGATCAGCAGCATAAACATCTGTTATTGAGTTGTAAAATGAAAAATTCATAGTATTTTCACTAAAGCCTTGAGCAGAATCAAACCAATGCAAGTAACCACTTGAAGCTGCTATGATGTCTATATTTCCATCATTATTTATATCGGAAGAAAACACAGCTCTATATTGCGCTGCTGTGGCAATAGTTTGACCTGTAAAGTTTCCATTTCCAGAGTTCAAATACACTCTTACAACACTATTATCTACAGAATTATCTGAAGAAGTAACCACAATGTCATTATCACCATCACTATCTACATCTGCAATACAAACATCACTCAACCCACCATATTGTCCAGGCAAAATATAAGAATTCGAGCTATAAAATGATCCTAAACCATCATAATTCTCATGCCATATCGATCTACCATTCGTTCCATCAGACCTTACAGTTACTAAATCTAAATCTCCATCTCCATCAAGATCAGCTGCATAAACAGCTTTCGGTAAATATGAAGTTACTATACTTGGAATAGGTATCGCATCGCTAAAATTACCATTTCCATCATTATTTCTATACCAAGCCATTGGTGTTACAACATCCAAATCGTTATCGCCATCCATATCTGCTGCAATGACAGAAATTGAGTATTGATTATTTTGAGAAATAACAATTTTCGGGCTAAAATTCCCGAAACCATCAAGATTTTTAAACCAGCAAACTTCTCCTGCATTAGAACTAGCACTAGCGGCTGAAATAATATCTATATCTCCATCTCCATCTAGATCTGCTGCATAAACAGAACCTGCATTTTGTATATCATCTGACACAATTATTTCTTCACTAAAACCACCTAAACCATCAACATTATCATACCAAGCAATTTTTGAATCAAATCTTGAAAATGAAATTACATCTTTATTACCATCTCCATTTAAATCAGCTGCAAAAACTGATGTTGCAAAATTTGCATTTGTACTTATAACATGTTCTTGAAAACTTATCTGCCCAAAAGACATCTGAAATAAAAAAAGTAATAGAAGTGTCGTCGAGTAATATCTTTTCATAGCATATAATTTACAAGCTGTAAGTTAACCATTTATTCAGGTTTTACAAACTCCAAAGCACGCCTTTCATTATAGTAAATACCACCTTTTTGAATAAACCCAACGTGACCACCAAACTTCGGCATTTCTAAATATAAGTTATCATTATGCTTTGCTTCTTTTACAGGAAAGCATTCCGAAGATAAAAACGAATCGTTTAAGGCATTTATTAGCAAGGTTGGCACCTTAATATTTTTTAGAAATTGTAAACTACTTGATTGCTCATAATAGTCTAAAGCATCTTCAAAACCATGCGCTTTTGAGGTATAAACCTCATCAAAATCTCTTAAAGTTTTAATTGAGTTAATTTTCATAACACTAATTCTATCAGGAAATTGTATGATTTTTAACTTTAACTTGTCAACCAAATGCTTTTTAAATCGAATTGCAAAAGCTTTATTCTTCAGTTTATGTAATTCTTTTGCAGAGCCATTCAAATAAACTGGAACAGAAATCGCAATTGCCGACTTTACTTGTTCAGGAATTTCTCGGTCTTCACCTAAATATTTAAGTGTAATATTTCCACCTAAACTAATACCTTTTATATAGACTTTTGAATACCCTTTATTTTCAACACAATGCTTCACGACATCATCCAAATCATCAGTAGCTCCAGAATGGTAACTATTATAAAATCGGTTATCCTCTCCGCTACAACCTCTAAAGTTCACACAAACAGCATCTACTCCATTTTCGTTGAATAATTTTGCAGTTCCTGTGACGTAAGGACGTTGCGCATGACCTTCTAAGCCATGAAGCAAAATGATGACAGCATCCGATTTGTTTTCAGAGTAACTCCAATCTAAATCTAAAAAATCATAATCCCTAGTTTCAATGCGTTCTCGTTGCTGTTCAAAGTTTTTGATTTTACGGACTAAACCTGAATACACAGTTGCTATAAATCCGTTTTTAAACTGAAATGGCGGTTTGTAGGTTGATTCTAATATTGGCATATTTAGCTACTGTAAGCTCCTTGCTTGATTTTTTTTAACAGCAGCAATATACAAAGGGTAACTCAAATAAAATATTGAAACTACTACTATTTCCTGTGCTTCAATGCATCTTGAGGTGTTGGCACGAAATGCCCTTTTCCTCCAGCTCTATCATCATCAAATGTCACAGGAATATCATCATTAAGCGTACGTTCGTTCCATGTTAAGCTTTCTGTACCATCATCTTTTTTAACCATTGTTATACAATCTTCGACAGGACAAACTAAAGAACATAAATTACAACCAACACAATTTTCTTCAATAATACTCGGTATTCTATTTGTTGGATCATCCGACAATGCAATTGCCTGATGCGCTCCATCATCACAAGAGATATAACAAAGATCGCAACCTATACATTTATCTGGATTTATTTCGGCTACGACTTTATGCTTTAAATTCAAATGCTTCCATTCAGTTACATTCGGTAAAGCTTTACCTGCAAAATCATAAATTGTGTTGTAATTCTTCTCTTCCATAAACTGACGTAAGCCAGCTTCCATTTCACGAACAATTCCGAAGCCATAATGCATTACAGCAGTACAAACCTGCACAGAAGTAGCGCCAAGCAATATAAATTCCACAACATCACGCCAAGTTTCAATACCACCAATACCAGACAAAGGCACTTTTCCTATTTCAGGATGCTGTGCTAAATCTTTAAGCATATGCATCGCAATTGGCTTAACTGCAGGCCCACAATAACCTCCATTACTACCTTTACCATCCACAATTGGATAAGGCGCATAAGAATCTAAATCGATACCAACAATACTTTTAATAGTGTTAATTAATGAAATTGAATCTGTTCCTCCTTGAACAGCAGCCAATCCAGGATCAGTAATATGAGAAATATTTGGAGATAATTTTGTAATTACTGGAATATTAGCAGCCTCTTTCACCCAACCAACGATGGTTTTTAAGACCTCAGGCTCTTGTCCGACCGCTGAACCCATTCCACGTTCACACATGCCATGTGGACAACCGAAATTGAGTTCAATACCATCCGCTCCTGCATTTTGAACATCTTTAATAATTTGCTCCCATTCTGCCCTGCTTTCTACCATTAAGGAAGCAATTACAGCGTGATCCGGAAAATATTTTTTGACTTCTTCAATTTCTCGAAGGTTATCTGCCAATGGTCTATCTGTAATTAATTCAATATTATTGAAACCCATCATTTTGGTGTTTCTATAATTCACCGAACCATAACGACTCGACACATTAACCACAGGAACACCAAGTGTTTTCCAGACAGCTCCTCCCCAACCAGCGTCAAAAGCTTTCATTATTTGATATCCTGAATTTGTTGGTGGAGCCGATGCTAACCAAAATGGATTAGGCGCTTTTATTCCTCCGAAATTTACTGATAAGTCAATCATGTTTTTGTTTTTAAATAGGTCTCGACTGCGCTCGACCAGACATTAGTTTATTTTCCATCTCCTCGATCCTAGCCGAGAGGTGTATATTATTTGTTTAACCAATTATGAATTCCTTGTGCTGCCATTTTACCATCGTAAGCTGCGTTTACAACTTCTGCACCTCCATTTACAGCATCTCCTCCAGCAAAATACTTTGGATTTGATGTTTGAAATTCATCATTAATTTTAATTCTTGTTTTATTATCTAAGTCTAAATCATCAATCATAGCATACAAATGACCTTGCTTTGCTTGACCAGTTGCTTTGATTACCATATCACATCGTACGATGAATGTATTATTCATATTGGTTTGTAGCTTTCCATCAACCATTTCGGTTTTTGCAAACTTTACACCTTCAACTTTACCATTTCCTGTGATAGCTATTGGAGTTACATTGAATAAACTATCCACACCAGCACTAATAGCTAGGTCATATTCAAATCCGTAAGCTCCCATTTTTTGTTTTGAGTTTCTATAAGCTAAAACCGTTTTACGCGCTCCCATTCTTGCCGCTTCAGAAGCAGCATCCATTGCCGTATTTCCTCCACCTAGCACCACAACTTTAGCAGGAACCTTAATTTCATGTTGCTTCATACGTAATTCTTCAATAAACTCAACTGCACCAACAACACCTTCTTTATCTTCACCATCCATACCCAAATGTCTCGTCACTCCTAAACCCACACCAATAAATATGGCATCGTAATTGGTTTCTAGAGCTGCTAATTCTTCTTTAGAATTGATAGCATTATTATATTTAATATTGAAACTCAATTGTTTTTGAAGATAATCAACTTCTTTCAACACTTCTTCATTTGTGATTTTATAAGGTGCAATTCCGTAAACGGTTAAACCAGAAGGTTTATCTTTTGCTTCATATATATCCACATCATAACCTAAAGTTCGTGCTTCACAAGCACAAGCAATTCCTGCTGGACCAGCTCCAATGATTGCTATCTTTTTTCCATTAGACTCTCCAACTTTAAAAATCACTTTTTCAGCATCAATTGTTTTGTTTGTTGCATAATTTTGAAGTCTACCTATCTGAATTGGAGGCACATCTTGATGATTATACACACAAGCTCCTTCGCACAAGACACCTGTTGGACAAACGACACCACATGCATTTCCGAGCCAGTTAGAATCGAAAATAGTTTTAGAGGCTCCTGTTATGTTATCTGTATGGATTTGCTTGATAAATAAAGGAATATCAATACTCGTCGGACAAGCCTGAATACATGGTGCATCATAACAGAACAAACATCGTGATGCTTCGTAAAAAGCTTCAGTGTCATTCATTAATGGTTTTTTCTGCTTGAAATTCTTATCGAATTCAGCTTTCGTTTTTGGTTTTTTATATTCTGCCATAATTTTTACAGTCTTTTATTCTACTTTTTGATAAGTTGCACTCATATTTGTACTCCCACTTATATAGAGTTCTCCTTTTTTTGATCGATTAAAAATAACCAAAATTGAACTACGTTTATTCTTATCAACGAAAACGGATTTATCATACCATAAAATCTCGATATCATCAGAATCTTCATTAGAAAGAAATAATTGACCGTTTACTTCTTTAATTTCAATAATCTTATCCCAAGAGTTATTCACAGTTTCTTTTAATTCATAAGTCCCTACACTATTATTTAAACCCAAAGACCCCTTTATTGAATTATAGGATACATTTTTAGGAATAGAATCTTTACTTTCAAGTAATTCAGAAATTTTATTATACAGATTAATAGCATCCGATTTATATGATTTACATTTCCAAAATACATT is part of the Psychroserpens ponticola genome and encodes:
- a CDS encoding YheT family hydrolase; translated protein: MPILESTYKPPFQFKNGFIATVYSGLVRKIKNFEQQRERIETRDYDFLDLDWSYSENKSDAVIILLHGLEGHAQRPYVTGTAKLFNENGVDAVCVNFRGCSGEDNRFYNSYHSGATDDLDDVVKHCVENKGYSKVYIKGISLGGNITLKYLGEDREIPEQVKSAIAISVPVYLNGSAKELHKLKNKAFAIRFKKHLVDKLKLKIIQFPDRISVMKINSIKTLRDFDEVYTSKAHGFEDALDYYEQSSSLQFLKNIKVPTLLINALNDSFLSSECFPVKEAKHNDNLYLEMPKFGGHVGFIQKGGIYYNERRALEFVKPE
- the preA gene encoding NAD-dependent dihydropyrimidine dehydrogenase subunit PreA, producing the protein MIDLSVNFGGIKAPNPFWLASAPPTNSGYQIMKAFDAGWGGAVWKTLGVPVVNVSSRYGSVNYRNTKMMGFNNIELITDRPLADNLREIEEVKKYFPDHAVIASLMVESRAEWEQIIKDVQNAGADGIELNFGCPHGMCERGMGSAVGQEPEVLKTIVGWVKEAANIPVITKLSPNISHITDPGLAAVQGGTDSISLINTIKSIVGIDLDSYAPYPIVDGKGSNGGYCGPAVKPIAMHMLKDLAQHPEIGKVPLSGIGGIETWRDVVEFILLGATSVQVCTAVMHYGFGIVREMEAGLRQFMEEKNYNTIYDFAGKALPNVTEWKHLNLKHKVVAEINPDKCIGCDLCYISCDDGAHQAIALSDDPTNRIPSIIEENCVGCNLCSLVCPVEDCITMVKKDDGTESLTWNERTLNDDIPVTFDDDRAGGKGHFVPTPQDALKHRK
- a CDS encoding FAD-dependent oxidoreductase gives rise to the protein MAEYKKPKTKAEFDKNFKQKKPLMNDTEAFYEASRCLFCYDAPCIQACPTSIDIPLFIKQIHTDNITGASKTIFDSNWLGNACGVVCPTGVLCEGACVYNHQDVPPIQIGRLQNYATNKTIDAEKVIFKVGESNGKKIAIIGAGPAGIACACEARTLGYDVDIYEAKDKPSGLTVYGIAPYKITNEEVLKEVDYLQKQLSFNIKYNNAINSKEELAALETNYDAIFIGVGLGVTRHLGMDGEDKEGVVGAVEFIEELRMKQHEIKVPAKVVVLGGGNTAMDAASEAARMGARKTVLAYRNSKQKMGAYGFEYDLAISAGVDSLFNVTPIAITGNGKVEGVKFAKTEMVDGKLQTNMNNTFIVRCDMVIKATGQAKQGHLYAMIDDLDLDNKTRIKINDEFQTSNPKYFAGGDAVNGGAEVVNAAYDGKMAAQGIHNWLNK